In a genomic window of Gossypium arboreum isolate Shixiya-1 chromosome 7, ASM2569848v2, whole genome shotgun sequence:
- the LOC108479673 gene encoding uncharacterized protein LOC108479673, whose protein sequence is MARKELVELKAQIRELLDQGFIRPSVSPWGAPLCFVKKTDGSMSMCIDYHQLNKLIVKNNLFDDGSLLVELQVRSTWTDRIKEKQLLDESLVSHFQQVENGETLDFGLNGNKLYRDLRELYWWPGLKCEVTNYVSKCLTCQQVKAEHQLPSRLLQQVKIPLWMWERVTMDFKLAKLYVAKIVKLYGVPVSIISDRDPRFISRF, encoded by the exons ATGGCACGAAAGGAGctggtggagttaaaggctcaaattcgaGAGCTGTTAGATCAAGGATTCATTCGACCGAGTGTGTCCCCGTGGGGAGCACCATTGTGTTTTGTGAAGAAGACGGATGGATCCATGagcatgtgcattgattatcatcaACTGAATAAACTGATCGtcaagaacaa CCTGttcgatgatggtagcttgttagttGAACTGCAAGTGAGATCGACTTGGACTGATCGAATTAAGGAGAAACAGTTACTGGATGAGTCGTTAGTTTCTCATTTTCAACAAGTGGAAAATGGTGAGACtttggattttggactgaatgg gAACAAGTTATACCGAGATCTTCgcgagttgtattggtggccagggttgaaatgCGAAGTTACTAATTATGTGAGTAAGTGCTTGACGTGTcaacaagttaaggctgagcatcaactaccttctagGTTATTGCAGCAAGTTAAAATTCCACTTTGGATGTGGgagagggtaactatggatttt AAGTTAGCTAAGTTGTATGTAGCCAAGATTGTAAAACTGTATGGTGTACCGGTTTCTATCATATCTGACAGAGATCCTAGGTTCATATCTAGGTTTTAG